In a genomic window of Nesterenkonia halotolerans:
- a CDS encoding FGGY-family carbohydrate kinase: protein MSHEQIHQEHTTLGIELGSTRIKACLVGEAGQTLATGSSSWESQLFDGVWTYSLDAVHEGLAAAYADLAATVRRLHGIELRAVGTIGISAMMHGYLALDSAGDLLTPFRTWRNTTTTPAAARLTEEFGQNIPLRWTIAHHYQAIIDAEPHVPRAHTLTTLAGYVHHLLTGTHVLGVGDASGMFPIDPATGNYDAELLERFSQLTAEQDTGRPLDQLLPPVASAGAQAGFLTPEGAQLLDPTGALEPGIMFCPPEGDAGTGMVATNAVRARTGNVSVGTSIFAMLVLQDSLRTTRSEIDIVATPDAKLVAMVHCNNGASELGAWAGLFGEFLTNMGHAADPDQVFQAMLGGALEADADQNGLLAYNLLAAEPIIGVDAGRPMIVRTPETPLTLAGLARAQLLGVFAALSVGMGVLAEEGVSVDRFSAHGGLLRTGGVAQQALAAALGTPVAVTKDSTEGGAWGIAVLASYARAAATGASSGRALPDWLDEEVFAASEVETVTPTDAEVADYARFLDRWVAGLAAERAAGQALE from the coding sequence ATGAGCCATGAACAGATCCACCAGGAGCACACCACCCTGGGCATCGAACTCGGATCCACCCGGATCAAGGCCTGTCTGGTCGGTGAAGCGGGCCAGACCCTCGCCACGGGGTCCAGCTCCTGGGAGAGCCAGCTTTTCGATGGGGTCTGGACCTACTCCCTGGACGCAGTCCACGAAGGCCTGGCCGCGGCCTATGCCGACCTTGCTGCCACCGTCCGCCGACTCCACGGCATCGAGCTGCGCGCCGTCGGTACGATCGGCATCTCGGCCATGATGCATGGATACCTGGCCCTGGACTCAGCAGGAGACCTGCTGACCCCGTTCAGAACCTGGCGCAACACCACGACGACGCCGGCCGCCGCCCGTCTCACTGAGGAATTCGGGCAGAACATCCCGCTGCGCTGGACCATCGCGCACCACTACCAGGCCATCATCGACGCCGAACCGCACGTGCCCAGGGCCCACACGTTGACCACGCTGGCCGGATACGTCCATCACCTGCTCACCGGCACCCATGTTCTCGGAGTCGGGGACGCCTCGGGAATGTTCCCGATCGACCCGGCCACGGGAAACTACGACGCCGAGCTGCTCGAGCGGTTCAGCCAGCTGACCGCTGAGCAGGACACCGGCCGGCCCCTGGACCAGCTGCTGCCACCGGTGGCCTCTGCCGGGGCACAGGCAGGCTTCCTCACCCCCGAGGGTGCCCAGCTGCTGGATCCCACCGGGGCCCTGGAACCAGGGATCATGTTCTGCCCGCCCGAGGGCGACGCCGGCACCGGCATGGTCGCGACCAATGCGGTGCGAGCCAGGACCGGCAATGTCAGTGTGGGCACCAGCATCTTCGCGATGCTCGTGCTCCAGGACTCGCTGCGCACCACGCGCAGTGAGATCGACATCGTAGCCACCCCGGACGCGAAGCTGGTCGCGATGGTGCACTGCAACAACGGTGCCAGTGAGCTCGGGGCATGGGCCGGACTCTTCGGTGAATTCCTCACGAACATGGGTCACGCTGCTGATCCAGACCAGGTCTTCCAGGCGATGCTCGGCGGCGCCCTGGAGGCCGACGCTGATCAGAATGGACTGCTGGCCTATAACCTGCTGGCCGCTGAACCGATCATCGGAGTGGACGCCGGCAGGCCCATGATCGTGCGCACCCCCGAGACCCCGCTCACCCTGGCGGGACTCGCCCGAGCCCAGCTGCTGGGCGTGTTCGCCGCACTCAGCGTCGGAATGGGAGTGCTGGCCGAGGAGGGCGTGAGCGTGGACCGGTTCTCCGCCCACGGCGGGCTGCTGCGCACCGGCGGCGTGGCCCAGCAGGCCCTGGCGGCCGCCCTCGGGACGCCTGTGGCGGTGACCAAGGACTCCACCGAGGGCGGCGCGTGGGGCATTGCGGTGCTGGCCAGCTATGCCAGGGCCGCGGCCACCGGGGCCTCCTCAGGTCGGGCCCTGCCGGACTGGCTGGATGAGGAGGTCTTTGCTGCCTCTGAGGTCGAGACCGTGACACCCACAGATGCCGAGGTCGCTGACTACGCCCGGTTCTTGGACCGGTGGGTCGCCGGGCTGGCGGCGGAACGCGCAGCGGGGCAAGCCCTCGAATGA
- a CDS encoding ThuA domain-containing protein: protein MTQTHSSRPLSVLVWGENRHEQLEQNVADLYPDGMHTTIREAIEEHLGQAVSAETATLDDPEHGLTEEVLARTDVLVWWGHAAHEEVSDDVVDRVHRHVLAGMGLVVLHSGHWSKIFVKLMGTSCTLRWRAEQDREVVWTVNPTHPIAQGVPHPFIIPQQEMYGEYFDIPVPEELVFISTFSGGEAFRSGCTFRRGFGKIFFFSPGDQDYPVYHHKDVRRVVANGVAWAQTLRPERTDPQLLRYETDDFYNGHDYQGAMEN, encoded by the coding sequence ATGACACAGACTCACAGTTCGCGCCCACTCAGTGTTCTGGTGTGGGGCGAGAACCGGCACGAACAGCTGGAACAGAACGTCGCCGACCTGTACCCAGACGGCATGCACACCACGATCCGCGAAGCGATCGAGGAGCATCTGGGCCAGGCAGTCTCCGCAGAGACCGCGACGCTGGATGACCCAGAGCATGGACTGACCGAGGAGGTTCTCGCGCGGACCGATGTGCTGGTCTGGTGGGGCCACGCGGCGCATGAGGAGGTCAGCGACGACGTCGTCGACCGCGTGCACCGGCATGTCCTGGCGGGCATGGGACTCGTCGTCCTGCATTCAGGTCACTGGTCGAAGATCTTCGTCAAGCTCATGGGCACCAGCTGCACGCTGCGCTGGCGTGCGGAACAGGACCGCGAGGTCGTGTGGACAGTGAACCCCACCCACCCCATCGCGCAGGGGGTGCCGCACCCGTTCATCATTCCCCAGCAGGAGATGTACGGAGAGTACTTCGACATCCCTGTTCCAGAGGAGCTGGTGTTCATCAGCACCTTCAGCGGCGGTGAGGCCTTCCGCAGCGGCTGCACCTTCCGGCGAGGCTTCGGAAAGATCTTCTTCTTCAGCCCCGGTGATCAGGACTACCCGGTCTATCACCACAAGGACGTCCGTCGCGTGGTCGCGAACGGCGTCGCCTGGGCCCAAACCCTCCGACCCGAGCGCACAGACCCGCAGCTGCTGCGGTACGAGACCGACGACTTCTACAACGGCCACGACTACCAGGGGGCGATGGAGAATTGA
- a CDS encoding Gfo/Idh/MocA family protein, whose protein sequence is MSLSPEHSNHPPVRIVQVGAGGMGRQWISAIDQSDETQLVGLVDLDINVAQAALAEAELTGVHVGLSVEEVLQSTDADAVVNVTIPEAHHAVNVDALFRGLPVLCEKPIAPTLSQALSLAAAAEASGQLLMTSQSRRYFNHLSALKAGLPTLGDLGVITTEFFKAPHFGGFREDMRHVLLVDMAIHAFDVARFLLEDDPVSVYCEEFNPKWSWYAHGAAANALFEFEGGARYSYSGSWCSDGHETSWNGHWRINGEHGTALWDGENQPSFELTADAMNTATTGAEVAPMPEEIHGSLAEFVDALRTGAVPSGEVHSNILTLAMVEASVRSAETGQRVAIDEMLEEASAVAVKNETLQAVAEALKAWPHPRTVLGQGG, encoded by the coding sequence TTGAGTCTCAGTCCAGAGCACAGCAATCACCCGCCCGTCAGGATCGTGCAGGTCGGCGCCGGGGGCATGGGGAGGCAGTGGATCTCCGCCATCGACCAGTCCGATGAGACACAGCTGGTGGGACTCGTCGACCTGGATATCAACGTCGCCCAGGCCGCACTCGCCGAAGCGGAACTGACCGGCGTACACGTTGGCCTCAGTGTGGAAGAGGTGCTGCAGAGCACCGACGCCGATGCTGTCGTGAACGTGACCATCCCGGAGGCGCATCACGCGGTGAACGTGGATGCGCTCTTCCGGGGCCTGCCGGTTCTGTGTGAGAAGCCCATCGCCCCGACGCTCAGCCAAGCACTCTCCCTGGCCGCCGCCGCAGAGGCCAGCGGACAGCTCCTGATGACCAGTCAGTCGCGTCGCTACTTCAACCACCTGTCTGCACTCAAGGCAGGACTTCCAACACTCGGGGACCTGGGGGTGATCACCACCGAGTTCTTCAAGGCGCCCCATTTCGGCGGGTTCCGCGAGGACATGCGGCACGTGCTGCTGGTGGACATGGCCATTCATGCCTTCGACGTCGCACGGTTCCTGCTCGAGGACGACCCGGTGTCCGTGTATTGCGAGGAGTTCAACCCGAAGTGGAGCTGGTACGCCCACGGAGCCGCAGCCAACGCCTTGTTCGAGTTCGAAGGAGGAGCCCGTTACTCCTACTCGGGCAGCTGGTGCAGCGACGGGCACGAGACCTCCTGGAACGGTCACTGGCGCATCAACGGTGAACACGGGACAGCTCTCTGGGACGGTGAGAACCAGCCATCATTCGAGCTCACCGCGGATGCCATGAACACAGCAACGACGGGCGCAGAAGTCGCCCCCATGCCGGAAGAGATTCATGGATCGCTGGCCGAATTCGTCGACGCTCTGCGCACGGGGGCTGTCCCCTCGGGCGAGGTGCACAGCAATATCCTCACCCTGGCTATGGTGGAGGCATCGGTCCGCTCCGCAGAGACGGGGCAACGGGTCGCGATCGACGAGATGCTCGAAGAGGCATCCGCCGTGGCCGTGAAGAACGAAACGCTGCAAGCTGTTGCTGAAGCACTGAAGGCCTGGCCTCATCCCAGGACTGTCCTGGGTCAGGGCGGGTAG
- a CDS encoding ATP-dependent DNA ligase, translating into MASKKQQTVTVGGHKLRLSNLDKVLFPASGTTKGEVVHYFQTVADVMLPHTRNRPATRKRWPDGVGPADKPNEPFFRKNLEDSAPAWVPRQELEHSDHSNTYPLANEPAVLAWFGQVGALEIHVPQWRFNNNGEPQNPDRLVLDLDPGPGADLTDCAQVARWCREILDEMNLPSVPVTSGSKGIHLYAGLNGSYTSEQVSQVAHELAKALEADHPDAVVSDMKKSLRQGKVLIDWSQNNRNKTTIAPYSLRGRPGSAEGPHVAAPRTWEELEDPDLGQLDMHQVMERISEGTDPLVDFTADDDAADALPHTQDALSTYRSMRDAAKTPEPVPSDSPASRTADPIFVVQEHHATALHYDTRLERNGVLVSWAVPKGPPLKVGQQRLAVMTENHPIEYAEFEGTIPKNEYGGGEVTIWDTGTVEIEKWEQAEGSGKVVFVLHGAPDGGLGGVPRRYALVQTDEAGKNWLIRMTKDQPKAEESSKAASTPKKSTKRPSKNATAKEDSEFPDPLPSPMLASPGKPTDIRGKGWVLEGKWDGYRAIAAVHADGRVEIRSRNGKDFTQTFPELAEIADLVPAGTMVDGEIVALNSASRPDFGLLQRRGKLTKSREIEQTAKKIPVHLMLFDVLHTAEHGDLTGEPYSRRREILEELAGSGKHVQVPADMGDSLQEAMDGSLELKLEGLVAKRTDSPYRPGRRSEDWVKIKHENHADVVIIGWRQGKGGRAKTFGSLLLGMTDDDGELRYAGRVGTGFSDVELTDLCAQLEKLIRKTAPVEDVPAEDSSDATWVTPKLTAEVRHSGVTRDNRLRHPTWRGIRMNNGP; encoded by the coding sequence ATGGCAAGCAAGAAGCAGCAGACCGTCACTGTCGGCGGTCATAAGCTCCGGCTCTCCAACCTGGACAAGGTCCTCTTCCCCGCCTCGGGCACCACCAAGGGCGAGGTCGTCCACTACTTCCAGACCGTCGCAGACGTGATGCTCCCGCACACCAGGAACCGGCCCGCCACCCGCAAGCGCTGGCCCGACGGCGTCGGCCCCGCAGACAAGCCGAATGAGCCGTTCTTCCGCAAGAACCTCGAAGACTCCGCCCCGGCCTGGGTCCCGCGTCAGGAGCTGGAGCACTCCGATCACAGCAACACCTACCCGCTCGCCAATGAACCCGCCGTCCTGGCTTGGTTCGGGCAGGTCGGCGCCCTGGAGATTCACGTCCCGCAGTGGCGCTTCAACAACAACGGAGAGCCGCAGAACCCGGACCGGCTCGTCCTGGACCTGGACCCCGGCCCCGGCGCTGACCTCACAGACTGCGCGCAGGTGGCCCGCTGGTGCCGCGAGATCCTCGATGAGATGAACCTGCCCTCGGTCCCGGTCACCTCCGGTTCCAAGGGCATCCACCTCTACGCCGGGCTCAACGGCAGTTACACCTCGGAGCAGGTCTCCCAGGTGGCCCACGAGCTGGCCAAGGCACTGGAGGCCGATCACCCAGACGCGGTGGTCAGCGATATGAAGAAGTCTCTGCGCCAGGGCAAGGTGCTCATCGACTGGTCGCAGAACAACCGCAACAAGACCACCATCGCCCCCTACTCGCTGCGCGGCCGTCCCGGATCCGCCGAGGGTCCCCATGTCGCCGCCCCGCGGACCTGGGAGGAGCTCGAGGATCCCGACCTCGGCCAGCTGGACATGCACCAGGTCATGGAGCGGATCTCCGAGGGCACAGACCCGCTGGTGGACTTCACCGCCGACGACGACGCCGCGGACGCCCTGCCGCACACGCAGGATGCGCTGAGCACGTACCGGTCGATGCGCGATGCCGCGAAGACCCCCGAGCCGGTCCCCTCCGACTCCCCTGCCTCTAGAACCGCGGATCCGATCTTCGTGGTCCAGGAGCACCACGCCACCGCGCTGCACTATGACACCCGGCTGGAGCGCAACGGGGTGCTGGTCTCCTGGGCGGTACCCAAGGGCCCTCCACTGAAGGTCGGTCAGCAGCGGCTGGCGGTGATGACCGAGAACCATCCGATCGAGTACGCCGAGTTCGAGGGCACCATCCCCAAGAACGAATACGGCGGCGGCGAGGTGACCATCTGGGACACCGGCACCGTGGAGATCGAGAAATGGGAGCAGGCCGAGGGCTCAGGGAAGGTGGTCTTCGTCCTGCACGGGGCACCGGACGGCGGCCTCGGCGGCGTCCCCCGCCGCTACGCGCTGGTGCAGACCGACGAGGCCGGCAAGAACTGGCTCATCCGGATGACCAAGGACCAGCCGAAGGCCGAGGAATCATCGAAGGCCGCGTCGACGCCGAAGAAGTCCACGAAGAGGCCTAGCAAGAACGCCACGGCCAAAGAGGACTCCGAGTTCCCCGACCCGCTGCCCTCCCCCATGCTCGCCTCCCCCGGCAAGCCCACCGACATCCGCGGCAAGGGCTGGGTGCTGGAGGGCAAGTGGGACGGCTACCGCGCCATCGCCGCCGTCCACGCCGACGGCCGCGTGGAGATCCGCAGCCGCAACGGCAAGGACTTCACCCAGACCTTCCCCGAACTCGCCGAGATCGCAGACCTCGTCCCCGCCGGCACCATGGTCGACGGCGAGATCGTCGCCCTGAACTCCGCCAGCCGCCCGGACTTCGGTCTCCTGCAGCGCCGCGGCAAACTGACCAAGAGCCGCGAGATCGAACAGACCGCGAAGAAGATTCCCGTGCACCTGATGCTCTTCGACGTGCTGCACACCGCCGAGCACGGCGACCTCACCGGTGAGCCCTACTCGCGGCGCCGAGAGATCCTGGAGGAGCTGGCCGGCAGCGGCAAGCACGTGCAGGTCCCGGCGGACATGGGCGACTCGCTGCAGGAAGCCATGGACGGCAGCCTCGAGCTCAAGCTTGAGGGGCTGGTGGCCAAGCGCACCGACAGCCCGTACCGGCCCGGCCGCCGGTCCGAGGACTGGGTGAAGATCAAGCATGAGAACCACGCCGATGTGGTGATCATCGGCTGGCGCCAGGGCAAGGGCGGCCGCGCCAAGACCTTCGGTTCCCTGTTGCTGGGCATGACCGACGACGACGGCGAACTCCGCTACGCCGGACGGGTCGGCACCGGCTTCAGCGACGTCGAACTGACGGATCTCTGCGCCCAGCTGGAGAAGCTGATCCGCAAGACCGCCCCGGTGGAGGACGTCCCCGCCGAGGATTCCTCGGACGCCACCTGGGTCACGCCGAAGCTGACGGCCGAGGTGCGTCATTCCGGGGTGACCAGGGACAACCGGCTGCGCCACCCCACGTGGCGGGGCATTCGGATGAACAACGGGCCCTGA
- a CDS encoding pyridoxamine 5'-phosphate oxidase family protein, with amino-acid sequence MTDMTANELIKKLNNIGTCMFTTVDQNHRIVSRPMGVTEIDDQHKFWFFTPLNSDKVEDIIGEGEVNLGFVDDHSWVSIAGSAQVIADLERKKELWDLGPKAYFEGGPEDPNAVLIEVTPETAQYWEGPGKAAALVKMAKASFSSETPNMGDQGRVEL; translated from the coding sequence ATGACTGATATGACTGCCAACGAGCTCATTAAAAAGCTGAACAACATCGGCACCTGCATGTTCACCACGGTGGATCAGAACCACCGGATCGTCTCCCGCCCCATGGGCGTCACCGAGATCGATGACCAGCACAAGTTCTGGTTCTTCACCCCGCTGAACTCTGACAAGGTCGAGGACATCATCGGGGAGGGCGAGGTCAACCTCGGCTTCGTGGATGACCACAGCTGGGTCTCCATCGCGGGCAGCGCTCAGGTGATCGCCGATCTCGAGCGCAAGAAGGAGCTGTGGGACCTTGGCCCGAAGGCCTACTTCGAGGGCGGGCCTGAGGACCCCAACGCGGTGCTGATCGAGGTGACCCCGGAGACCGCCCAGTACTGGGAGGGCCCGGGCAAGGCCGCGGCACTCGTGAAGATGGCGAAGGCGTCGTTCTCCTCCGAGACCCCAAACATGGGGGACCAGGGGCGCGTGGAGCTGTAA
- a CDS encoding DUF2075 domain-containing protein: MTSYEISGSRFEKDAVSILTERDVRYTNWPAVYTLRNDTSIYVGESRNVASRIRQHLATDNKSDLHRVQIILDETFNKSAALDLEAYLIERLGGDGRYAVRNRNKGIVDSEYFGRHEYQKTFREIFQALRTEGIFERTLPEIENNDLFKLSPFKALTSEQAMAVEDILRDFFQRGPVRDHDVPIVVQGNPGTGKTVVAIYLMKLLADIATAEDAELDTSLDESDARFTEFFTAENRDRLSPLAIGFAVPQQSLRASVADVFNRTPYLERSMVLDPFAVGESDQHFDVLVVDEAHRLNQRANQPSANQNSRFTEINRKLFGSDEHHYTQLDWIKAKSDHQILFLDGAQSVRPADIPSSTWESLLDAAKDGGRHHELRSQMRVRAGRGYIDYVRSILRSEAPERETFAGYEVDMFRDFESMHEKIRERDAEHGLARLVAGYAWKWISKKDENLADIVLDGYGLQWNRTAKDWINSRTSLEEVGSIHTVQGYDLNYAGVVIGPDLRFDTRQRRIVFDRANYFDSKGKENNPRLGLKFSDEGLLEYVTNIYGVLLTRGIKGTYVYVCDPDLREYLAPYFMAAGTSQSRTDVGVAPARTVDVPESGGQDRKVVQESSGQQ, translated from the coding sequence ATGACCAGTTATGAGATCTCGGGATCGCGGTTCGAGAAGGATGCCGTATCTATTCTCACCGAGCGCGATGTGCGGTATACAAACTGGCCTGCCGTCTACACGTTGCGCAATGACACCTCGATCTACGTGGGGGAGTCCCGAAACGTCGCCTCCCGGATTAGGCAACACCTTGCCACGGACAATAAGAGCGATCTACATCGAGTGCAGATAATCCTCGACGAAACTTTCAATAAATCCGCGGCGTTGGATCTAGAGGCATACTTAATCGAACGTCTAGGTGGCGACGGGCGCTACGCAGTGCGCAACCGGAATAAAGGCATAGTTGATAGCGAGTACTTCGGCAGACACGAGTACCAGAAGACGTTCCGGGAGATATTCCAAGCACTTCGCACGGAAGGCATTTTCGAGCGTACGCTCCCCGAGATAGAGAACAACGATCTTTTCAAACTGTCTCCGTTTAAAGCGCTCACGAGTGAGCAGGCGATGGCTGTCGAAGACATCCTTCGTGACTTCTTCCAGCGCGGGCCCGTTCGGGATCACGATGTTCCGATCGTCGTTCAAGGCAATCCGGGCACAGGTAAGACCGTTGTCGCGATTTATCTCATGAAGCTTCTTGCTGACATCGCGACCGCTGAGGACGCAGAACTAGACACTTCGCTCGATGAGTCAGATGCCCGCTTCACGGAGTTCTTCACGGCCGAGAACCGAGATCGCCTGAGTCCGCTGGCCATCGGGTTCGCAGTCCCTCAGCAGTCCTTGCGTGCTTCCGTCGCCGACGTTTTCAATCGAACTCCGTACCTCGAGCGTTCCATGGTGCTCGACCCGTTTGCGGTCGGCGAATCTGATCAGCATTTCGATGTACTCGTTGTAGATGAAGCCCATCGGTTGAACCAGCGCGCCAACCAACCCTCCGCCAACCAGAACTCACGCTTCACCGAGATCAACCGCAAGTTGTTTGGCAGCGACGAGCACCACTACACCCAGTTGGACTGGATCAAAGCAAAGAGCGACCATCAGATTCTATTCTTGGATGGCGCTCAGAGCGTGAGACCGGCCGATATTCCGAGTTCTACTTGGGAATCGCTGTTGGATGCCGCCAAAGATGGGGGTCGGCACCACGAGTTGCGCTCGCAGATGCGAGTACGAGCGGGGCGAGGCTATATCGACTACGTTCGGTCGATACTGAGATCCGAAGCCCCGGAGCGGGAGACTTTCGCCGGGTATGAGGTCGACATGTTCCGAGACTTCGAGTCGATGCACGAGAAGATTCGTGAACGGGACGCAGAGCACGGGCTCGCTCGATTGGTGGCGGGCTACGCGTGGAAGTGGATAAGCAAGAAGGACGAGAACCTTGCTGACATAGTCCTCGATGGCTATGGCCTTCAGTGGAACCGCACGGCCAAAGACTGGATCAATTCAAGGACGTCCCTGGAGGAAGTCGGCTCAATCCACACGGTTCAGGGATACGACTTGAACTACGCGGGCGTGGTCATCGGGCCCGACTTGAGGTTCGACACCCGCCAGCGGCGGATTGTGTTCGACCGCGCCAATTATTTCGACTCCAAGGGGAAAGAAAATAATCCGCGGCTGGGCCTCAAGTTCAGCGATGAGGGTCTTCTGGAGTACGTCACGAACATCTACGGGGTTCTACTGACCCGAGGTATCAAGGGAACCTACGTCTACGTCTGCGATCCGGACCTGCGTGAATACCTGGCTCCATATTTCATGGCGGCTGGGACGAGTCAGTCGAGGACTGACGTAGGAGTCGCACCTGCGAGGACAGTGGATGTCCCCGAGTCCGGAGGGCAGGACCGGAAGGTGGTCCAGGAGAGTTCAGGGCAACAGTGA
- a CDS encoding nucleotide pyrophosphohydrolase → MSSQETKLALRSFVAERDWGQFHSPENLIKSIAIESGELLERVQWGGQSDSEEIRSELADVLTYAYLLADRMGWEPDEIVLEKLQTTREKYPVDKAKGTSAKYDQL, encoded by the coding sequence ATGTCGTCTCAAGAAACCAAATTGGCGCTGAGAAGTTTCGTCGCAGAACGTGATTGGGGACAGTTCCATAGCCCCGAGAACTTGATTAAGAGCATCGCGATTGAGTCAGGCGAGCTGCTTGAGCGTGTGCAATGGGGTGGGCAAAGTGACTCCGAGGAAATTCGTTCGGAACTTGCGGATGTTTTGACGTACGCATATTTGTTGGCGGATCGGATGGGCTGGGAACCGGACGAGATCGTCCTTGAGAAGCTTCAGACGACTCGTGAGAAGTATCCCGTAGACAAAGCGAAGGGTACGAGCGCCAAATATGACCAGTTATGA
- a CDS encoding DUF2975 domain-containing protein — translation MSLPGQFAHMAQESPDMAFLRWPATVITIFWVLCVQVVIICIWQLLTLVQKDRIFSSTSMRWVNLVLGAIGAAWLTLVGVFLYIGFHATDPGMPLVLALMVAVGAVVGLVVVVMRALLKQATTLRTDMEAVI, via the coding sequence ATGTCTCTGCCAGGACAGTTCGCGCACATGGCTCAGGAATCGCCTGACATGGCATTCCTGCGTTGGCCAGCTACGGTCATCACGATCTTCTGGGTGCTGTGTGTCCAGGTGGTGATCATCTGCATTTGGCAGCTGCTCACCCTCGTCCAGAAGGACCGCATTTTCAGCTCCACCTCCATGCGGTGGGTGAACCTGGTGCTTGGCGCTATCGGTGCCGCCTGGCTCACCCTCGTGGGAGTCTTCCTCTACATCGGATTCCACGCCACTGACCCCGGGATGCCGCTGGTGCTCGCGCTGATGGTGGCAGTGGGCGCCGTCGTCGGTCTTGTGGTTGTGGTGATGCGTGCATTGCTGAAGCAGGCGACGACGCTGCGCACTGACATGGAAGCCGTGATCTGA
- a CDS encoding helix-turn-helix domain-containing protein → MPIVVRIDVELAKRKMSVGEFAERVGITPANVAVLKNGRAKAIRFSTLEAMCEVLECQPGDLIEWVEE, encoded by the coding sequence ATGCCGATCGTCGTGCGGATTGATGTGGAGCTGGCCAAGCGGAAGATGAGCGTAGGTGAGTTCGCGGAACGGGTGGGAATCACCCCGGCGAATGTGGCGGTGCTGAAGAACGGCCGTGCCAAGGCGATCCGGTTCAGCACGCTGGAAGCCATGTGCGAGGTGCTGGAATGCCAGCCGGGCGACCTCATCGAGTGGGTAGAGGAATGA